AGGCTGAGTAGAGCTGGGCACTAGCTAGGGCCATGATACCACAGATGCCATTCATGAAGGACTCCTGGTTGGATTGGAGGAACTGGAACATCATACGGAACTTATCCATCTTGAATGGTCTGCTGGTGGCGCCTTTTTTAAATGTACTGAGATCTGTAGAAAAAAAGATGGATCCAGTTGTTTGAAATCAATTTGATAGTGGTGCCTCTGAAGTCTTCAAATCGGTGGGAAAACACAGAGGCAGATGTTagaattcaacaacaacaaaacatgtgaCGGGGCCCAAAATGTGAAAGGCACTCAGTCATTTGATGTTGGAGAAATCGTGTAGCCCTGTGTCTGTGTAAATTTGCAACTCATAAAATGTAGACAAAGAAGTAAATGAAGATGTTGTTTACAAGTAGTACTGACTAAACAATTGAATCAATCTCCCACTGCTTTATAATGAAACATCAATGGTTTGAGCGTCTGAAGAGCTCACAAATCATTCAAGAATGACTTGTTTTTATTGAACAACTGGTAAATCAATGTTCGGTTTCATTCCAGCAAGTCATAAATGGTTTGAGTGTCTGAAAAAGACTTAACAAAATAGACAGTCAGAAATCAATCATTAAGTAACTGAACAAAAAGGCCTACTTACGTCACAATGGGCTTTTCTCCTCTTCCAAGTATGCAGGTGGTGAAATAATCTCAAATGATGAAAGGGCAACAAATGGACGATCACAAATATTTCTTCAACTTCTCTTGATACACTCCAGCTTTGCCAAACCTCTTGGTATACTAACTTTCCTCTTTCTAGTATGCAGTCATTGATTAAATCAAGTTCAAGTTCAATGGGCTCAAATGATGATAAGGctgaaaatgtatggcaaataGTTCTCCAGGTACTCTTGGAATATTGTTGATTCTGATGCTCACTCAACCCTTCAAGAACAGTCTATGGGGATGTGGAATGGTAGAAAGCAAAGGCAAGGTCACGTCATCTGCCATCAGCTAGGCCCCTCCCTGTGAAGGCACCTGCACTCCTTTCTCTGTTGTACTGATGTAACAGgtttcccatctccccctctccattgtCCCAAGAGCAAACATGTTACAGGCCCTAAAAAACACTTGGGCTACAGGTACTGCTTTGCAGACGTTAGTCTGACATAAGacagtcatgactcatgactttCAAGAAGAGGTGAGAACCACCTCAAACTAGAGCAACTAATATTTATTGTATTGTTATTCTACTATATGTCGGTCTGTGAAATGCTTTTTTTTGGTCTACCATTATATGTGTATATTCATATAACAAGAGGAATGATACGTCTATTTGCAGTTGTCTGGACAGGATGAGGTGGTTTTCTGTCTCTAACCAGAGCGACACAGCTGAAATTCCCACAGCTGAGATGCAAAAATAGTTTCAGCCCATTCAAATGATCTGGGTTATTCTCTCTGAAATATTTGTTCACAGATGAATGAGTCACTGTTTCCACTTGGGAATCACAGTGATGTGACTGGTATCTCTGTATTTAACAATATTATATATACACCAAATCCATTACTTTATAATGAATTATGCCAGTACACATACTGCTGTCATCTTATATACCCTTAGTCACATgacttttattttacctttatttttaacttgcaaagtcagttaagaacaaattcttattttctaggaacagtgggttaaactgccttgttaaggggcagaacaacagatttgtaccttgtcagcttggggatttgaacttgcaacctttcagttactagacctatgctctaaccactaggctaccctgccacctcgtAAACAATATTACATAAGGTTTAGGCATCCTCTGTCCTGCCTTCCTGTGTTGAGTCTTACCTATACAATAGTAATGGGCTTTACGTGGCATCCAACTGCACCTAGGAGAATGAGGCACAGCCGGACAAACCAGTCAAAGCTAGCTAATACCAGTTCATACCCCACACGACCATATAAAAGCAAGTCATTTTCCATACATTGTTAGCTTTTGTTTGAACAGCATTGTTAATGTGAGGGTATGATCAAAAACATGGAATATTCTATTATTTTACTCATGACATCACATAATGATATATTACTATTATCTGGTGTTGTCCTGCTATCCAGtcgtgtaaagtacttaagtagttttttggggtatctgtactgtactatttatatttttgccaatttTTACTTTACTACtatcctaaagaaaataatgtactttttacaccatacattttccctgacacccaaaagtactcataacattttgacaggaaaacgGTCCAATttgcacacttatcaagagaacatccctggtcatccatactgcctttgatctgactctctaaacacaaatgcttcatttgtaaattatgtctgagcaTCCCTCTGGATATccgccaataaaaataaaaatggtgctgtctggttagcttaatataagacatttgaaatggtttatacttttacttttgataaagtacatttacttttgatacttatgtatatttaaaaccaaatacttactactcgagtagtattttactgggtgacttcacttttacttgagtcattttctattaaagtatctttacttctactcaagtatgatatttgagtactttttccaccactgccagtAGCTTTAGATGTATATCAGTAGTAGAATCTTTCTGTACAGAAGGCAAAGGAATTTACTCAAACGAAGTTCAGTTTACTCTGAAAGACACAGAAGGATGTAGCAGACTGTGTCTTCTCCCTGGCTTTTTAAATTATGgttgtaataaaataaaaattaaaagatACAACGATAACAGCGAATAACAATAAAAAGGACAATAGGCTAAACATGGTAACAATAACATGCTACAACCATTACGTCTCACTCAGAATAGCTACTGTGACGATAAGGCAGGAAGAACATTCGGTTTTAGAATACTGTAGTGCAGATTGTATAGCCACGTGTTCTACTGTGCACGTTCTGTATGCACGAATGTGCATTGGTAATTGAGCGTGTCATGTTGACGTTAGCCAGTTGTCTGGTTTTTCCACAGCTAGAAGGTTTGCTCGCATGCGCATCGCACAGACTTCGATCTGTGCCCGAGTAGGAGCGCCTAGACATATACTGGTGATAACACAGGCGGAAGGACAAATCTAGTGAATGCCAGTATCGTCATGTGAATTCCCATCATCATACCTGTATCATCTGCAGTGcctgacttgggcaggagctcactggaCTACTGGCACCTCAcattttctactgcttgagctcctgttcctatCGTATCCTACCTGAGATACGTCTATAGTTGGCTCTGCTTCCTCATGTACAAGGTCAAAAGTACATACAAAGTGAAAGGTCTGTGAGGCAGTAGAGAAACACGTTTAGCTGAACCTACACCACTCCAGGTTTAAACAAACGCATGGGGAGCTATGCCTAACACACATGCAGGTTCTTAAAGTTTGGGTTGAGTGGATATTATAGTATTATTTTCTCCTTCAACATTAGTCAAAACCTCAGACTATCTTTTAAGCCAGGTCAAAGAGTACACAGGGTAACACAGTGAAATATACAAACAGAAACAGGTTTTGGTGCAGGGTCAAGGGAATCACTACCTAAACTAATTCAATTTCAAATCAAGATGCATCAAATATATTCTCGAACAACTGAGTCAGTGAAACACTAAAAGGCCACAAGGCAATTTCCCCTTACCTGCACCTTTCCCCCATGCGGCCATACCTTTTTAAGAAAGAGACACTATTTAAAGAAACAGTCAACCACTGAAAttaaatcaaactgtatttgtctcatgcgctgaatacaacaggtgtaggtagaccttacagtgaaatgcatacctacaagcccttaaccaacaatgcagttaagaaaaatacctaaataaataagaaataaagtaacaaataattaaagagcagcagtaaaataacaatagtgaggctatatacagggtgtaccggtacagtcaatgtgcgggggcacattgaggtaatatgtacacgtgggttaaagtgacttatgcatagataataacagaaagtagcagcagtgtaaaaaggggggggggggcaatgcaagtagtctgggtagccatttgattaaatgttcagtagtcttatggcttggaggtagaagctgtttagaagcttcttggaactagatttggcactccggtaccgcttgttgtgcggtagcagagagaatagtctatgactagggtggctggtgtctttgacaatttttagggccttcctctgacaacgcctggtatagaggtcctggatggcaggaagcttggaccatgttagtttgttggtgatgtggacaccaaggaacttgaagctctcaacctgcttcacacagccccgtcgatgagaatgggggcgtgctcggtcctccttttcctgtagtccacaatcatctctttagtcttgatcacgttgagggagaggttgttgtcctggcaccacatgaccaggtctctgacctcctccctatatgctgtctcgtcgttgctggtgatcagacctaccgctgttgtgtcatccgcaaacttaatgatggtgttggagtcatgcctggtcatatgcagtcatgagtgaacagggggtacaggaggggactgagcacgtaacttcttctttaagaggcatttggatgatccagaagaagattgggagaatgtcatatggtcagatgaaaccaaaatataactttttggtaaaaactcaactcgtcgtgtttggaggacaaagaatgctgagttgcatccaaagaacaccatacctactgtgaagcatgggctattatataaacagcattatggtaatgtggccataccatctcccatgagcttcctaAGTTGGGACAAAcgcaccagttcgtagctggattcttcaccgatatTTTACACTTTTTCTggacatgaaatttgttcgtaacctgaagttctgtgaggtggaaggatttcctttgtcctctGTGAAAGTTTACCCTCTCTCGAATACTGTAtggccatgaggcagggtcttccttaggaatttacgacctcactCTGCCCACAGCAGTCTGGATGTAGAAGCAGTGagcgggggatggtgctcgctgtactcaaagagggcaacgtcatgacacattcAATTAGCAAGGTAGAAGCATTCATAAGAATCCATGTGACAAGTTGAACCATTCTACCTTGCAGTGAATGCCAAGTCAAAGTCTTCAGGTTTTACTGTAAAAATTATATTACATAGGATTTTTTTCCTACCAATGTACACAATCTACTCCACAATCTATTTCCAAAGTGAAAGAACAATTCTAAAACATTTTCCAAATTTTGGGATTTAAAAGCAAACTCATTATTTATTTAGATATCTCCCCTTTTGTGCAAATACTTTGCCGCCAACggataatatatgtatataaaaataGTGTTGACACTAGCATATAAAAGCATGCTGATGTCATTGACATTGAGATAACGAGTCAGATCTGCCTCTGTGTGCCATTATATTTTCAATTTTTGTGGtggcatcatgttatgtgtacgCTTGCCACCGGCAGGGgctggggagtttgtcaggatcaaaagAAATATGAAAGGATCAAAACCCAGGTAAAAAAGTTAGAGGAATACACACCTCAGTCTTCTTAAAACCCTTGGATAGAGTTGTATCTTTCAGTGGGGAAATTACACTATTTTCTATGCAAAAGACACACCAGAATAGCTTTCcaagaggtgttgagtgttccAGCCTCAGTCCTGACTTACATTTCAGAGACAAGGTatgaatattgctgtccatcaatgaatTACAACTCAATTTACTGAGCtggagcaattttgacaaaaacaatggataaatGTTGCCCTAAGACAgcttttcccaaactcggtcctggggaccccaaggggtgcacattttgggtTTTGTCTTAgcattacacagctgattcaaatgatcaactgatcatcaagctttgattatttgaagcAGCTGTGTAGCGCTAGTGCAAAAACCCAAACGTgcacccctagtttgggaaacactgccctaggAGTTGTTTaaagttggtagaatcttattcaaaacaattcacagctgtaatggctgccaaaagtGCTTGGGGTGTTAAAaaagaagatatatatatatatataattatttggaAAATGTTCTGTAATTCAATTTGAAAATGTGGCGTAGGTTGTGTAGATTGCAAAATGTGAATCCTTTCACAAGcgactgtatgtacagtacctcTATATTTGTCCCCGCTGTGTTGTGTCTGATGACTCTGATTCTTATCTGAACAGTACAGGAAGTGTGTGCTATCCGGTTTGCTCTGTGTATTGCAGAGGAAAGTGTCACATAGCCACAGCACATGGGCAGGGTACTCACTCAGGAAATAAGTCAACTTACAACTGCATCTAAAATAGGAAGAGATAGCAGTGTTGCTGTGCAAGGATCTCTTTTTCGTTTCCTCCTCTACGGTACGTCCATAACGACCATTGCCGAGTACAACTAAATGTACAACTAGACTACTTATTCCAGTCAGGTAAGTGTTATTATTGCAACTTTTATTTTGATTGAGAAATAATGCTGTTTTTTTATCAAAAGTTAGATGCTTTTGAGCCAACAAGGAAGTCCCCATCTCGGTCTCTCATCCACTCACTGTTCTTTATGCTTAGCATTGTCGTTTCTCAACTGATATGATACATAGTTATGGATTTCTGCTAAATCGGAATTTCACAGAACCTACCTGCACCTTTGATTTCATTGCACACACTGATGCACCCATCGAAGGTTTGGTATAATTTATCATACTGTGTGTTAAAATCTCATATTGGACTTCACAGGCGTTTTGAATGAGAAGGATGGGAAAATAGATATATATCAACATGGATATCATCGAATAGAAACCACTTTTTTCATATGTCTTATTCTACTCCACAGAGACAACGTTAAGGATGCAAGACACCATTCTTCGGGTGTTTGTGCTGGCAGTTAGTCTGCTGTATCCCATCcccagagaggacagaacaggacaggttCAGGAGCAGGATGATCACATAATGGGCATGCAGGAGCGTGAAGATTTGCTGCTGAGGGAGAGGGTAAAGCTAGAACAGGAAGTGTCACCACTGGTAACCCAAGAGGAAGGGCCCATCGACCAAAAACCCTTACAACTTGAAGTACAACAGGTCGATCAAATTGACCAGAACCATTATCAAAAGGGCTTGGAAGAGACTCTCATCAAACAGAAACATTCTCAAGAGAACAAAAAGAaagatgaagagaaagagggatCTCACATTGACCATAAGCTTTCACAAGTACACCAAGATGTACCTAAGACAGAGCAAAACCAATCACCAGAGGACAAGGAACAGTCTACCGTTGACCTCAGCCTATCATTAACCCTTTCACAAGTACACCAAGATGTACCTAAGACAGAGCAAAACCAATCACCAGAGGACAAGGAACAGTCTACCGTTGACCTCAGCCTATCATTAACCCTTTCCTAAGAAGGAAAACCAATCACCAAGGACAAGAACAGCAGCATGCCTATCATTAACCCTTTCACAAGGACACAGAGGCATTtcacaatgacaagaagctgtaCCACTTGGACAAGGACATGACGAATGTCAATCAACAGTGGCCACAAGAGGTCCAGACTGGTAGTTGCAATAGTGACCAACAGACATCACCAGAGCGTCAGGAAGAGTCTCAGGTCGACCAGCAGCAATCTAAAACAGACCAGGAAGCAGAACAGGAGGTGCCACCTATCTTCAGTACATCATCAGAGGGGAACCAGCAAGAGCATCTCACAGACCAGCCGTCTAACACACATCAGGAAGTAAAAGTACCACCCAGCCTCAGAAAGTCAGACGACCAGCAACATCTCACAGAACAATATAACACAAACCAGGAAGAGACACAGATTCTCAGCGAACCATCAAAGGATGACCAGCAGCAGGAGCATGTCACTAATATCATAGACTCGGAGAGCGACTACACCTGGTACCTATGGAACACATACTCCCTCATCTCTTTTGTTCATTTCTCCATTAAATTCTTCAGAAGACGTTCACAGAAGAAGCCCCATCCAGGAGAGATCATTCAGGAGGATATGGAAGACATCTCTGTTGTGAAAAACCTTTCGGCTGACGTTTCGCTACCGGACCATGATACACTCAACCGCTTTTACGACAAATGTGTCAAAGTCTCACCCAATGAGAGCTGGAGGGTGACTGAGTTTGTGGAGGGTTTTGCTAATGACCTATTAGAAGCCATGAGGAGCATGAGTGATGTGGAGGTTGGCATGGTGATTGAAGACTTTGTGGTGGAGAGCAGGATCAGTTCCCTTGTGTGTGACATCATAGTCCCCATTGCCCCGTTAGAGCCATACAGTTTCCAGTTTCAACTCTGGTGTAACCAGGCTATTGATGATATGCCACCTGAAatggagggctgtggtagagtCAAAATGGTGGATGGTGGTGTGAACCAAAATGGCTGCCCATGTCGCACAGCTGCCATAGGGGATGATGATATGCTATGCctgctgtgttgtgacaatgaGAAAGTCAAAGTGGTGAAAGTCACTGATGTATTGGATAATGCTCTTTGCTCAAAACACACCCCTTACCTGGCCAAAACCCAGGTTACCAAATGGTTCCAGACCACGATTAGAAAAGCTTGGGGACAGATATCCCACAAATATGAATTTGAGCTGACATTTCGCAATATGGACGACCCAGGAGCTCTGATGGTTCGATTCAGATCAGGGAAGGTGATAGCCTTCGATATGGCTCCCGTGGTGAAACTCAAAGACACCGAAGCTTATTTCACCATTTCTCCTTCCACCCCACCTAGGACCAACTCATTGGACACATACTGGAGCCTCTCGTTGACAACTTACGAGGACCACTTCCTGAAGTATCTGACCAATCACCTGCCTGAAAACTCCTGCCACATTCACTGCCTTGGAATTGTAGCGTTCCTTCACAAAAAGCAAACGGGCCTCACAGGCAGAAGTATCCTGACAGATCATCACTTCAAAACAGTGTTAATTCACTTGCTTTTGAGTAAAGAGCCTTCTGACTGGTACCCTGAACACTTGGGTAGCAGGTTACGTGATGCATTGAGCTTCCTAGAAAATAGCCTTCAGGGCAGGAAGTTGCTTCACAGCTGTATTGGAAAGCCTCTGGTTCCAAGTGAGATTGGACTCCCTGCTGTATTTAGTGATGCAGAGCCTGTAAACCTCTTCCGCCCTCTTGGGGTACAAAATGGCAGCTACACCATGACTGTAAACCACTTGCAAGAGATGCTCAGGAACTCATCCATGCTGATACAGGAGTATTTGCCAAAGCCAAAGGAATGCAATGGTCTGGACAAAACTTCAACTGGTATAGAGTGAACAATTTAAGGTTCATACTGGACAATTAACTGTAAAGATGACAAATCTACAATGACATGAGGAAACACACTTAAGTGATTTCATGTTATTAAAATTCAACTGAAAAGTTCCACCCCACCACCcagacccaaataaatgcttattTGAAAGTTACCTGAAATACTTCAGAATTTTTTCCAAATGTGGGCCAAAACTACATTTAAGTAATTTCCTATAACCCAATTGAAAAAGTAAAAATATTTCTAAATACTAAACAGACCTGGGGTGAACTGCGTGGTAgtatatacactgaacacaaGTTAGATCAtaaatcagtaaattgaaatacATTAGGCCCCAAGCTACATATTGCACAGGACTGAGCAGGAGCACAGCCATGGTGGGCCTTCCCACACCCACCAACTTGAGAGCTAGGCAACAATGAGTTTCCCCCCACAAGAGGGCTTCATTACACAGTACTCCAGTTATCAGTTGTCTGAGTGGCTGGTCTCCAATGACCCTACagatgaagaagctggatgtgaagGTCCCGGGCTGGTATAGTCActcatggtctgcagttgtgaggccagttagaCAATGCCCAGTGTTCTAAAAATGTGCGGTAGTTTATGGTAGTGAAATTAACAAAATTCTGGCAAACGCTCTGGACACAATTTAGACATTGGTCGTGTGAACACTGCATATTTATGAGTGTTTTGTTCCCATCACAAGGTCCACCTGTGTGATGATCAtgccatttaatcagcttctcTATTTGCCACACCTGCCAGGGTGATAgattatcttagcaaaggagaaatgcccaAACACGGATTTCAACAAATGTGAAAACTTGAACTAAGCTTTGTACGTACGGAACATTTCTGGgttctttcatttcagctcatgaaattaAGTTTACATGTTGGATTAAGACATTTGGGGATtttaaaattacataacaataacttCCAAATgcattccaatattcaactacttCAAATAAATCACCAAATATGTCTGAAAGTCAATTTGAACCCAGTTCTGCCTGGACCTCTGCAACCATTTTGAATGAACTCAATACACATGATGGTTTAAAAAGTTTATTTTATCAAAATAATTGTCCACTGCTCATCAAACCCTCCCAACAGCACCTGAAACCACGAGGGAAAACACTATtattttcagaaatgttcttaTATTAACATGAAACATTCTTAAGAATTAAGCAGAGGGACTGAGTACCTTCAGTAGCTCCGTCGTTGAAGGTTTCCATGCTCCATGTTTTATTTTTAGCGTGGTCGTCATGGGCCATAGACATAAAATGACTGGTCACAGTTTGTGCGTGAGCTATGAGAGAGTTATCAGATCAGTATTGCATTTTCCAGAGATTAGTCAAACAAACCATAAAGTAAAATATACAATGGTGGTATGAATGCCCGGGTTAAGTCCTCAAAAATGGCTTCCCATTCCCTAATGTGCTCAGATGAAAGGGTTGGTGACAATGAGACAAGACATTACTGGTCATGAACCGGGCCTATATGCTCACCGGAGGGTTGTAGAGAAGGAGAAGGACAAGAACCGACACAGCATGAGCAAACCGCAGCGTCACCACACAGTTCCACCCACCTAGGACAATCACAGCAAATATTAGTTAACCCTCATAGCAAGGAGTCCCTCAGAACTCAAGTCAATCACTCAGGTGAACCTACTTTTTAGTCTTTGTGTCATAGTTGCAGGACTTGGAACTTGGAGTTGGAGTGACAGTTCCCGTAGTTATTTCACAGTGCAAGTGGAGTTTCTGGAAGAAAAGAAAAGTATGTTCtctttaaggtgcattactgtAGGTATGAAAGCAAAccatcatgattagttgattggaGATTCACACATGAATCAGACCTGATTGTCCAGGCCCTGGAAGATGAAAGCTCCGACAGTGAACCTCAAAGCATTGTTGGTTGTGTGTGACAGGAACTTTGACTGGACAGTATTCTTGCCATCCACCATGCATCTAGTGAAGAGAAGATTATGTACTTAAAATCTAATCCCTCCAATTTGGGACAAGGTTCACTCGCTGGTTCTTATTCTCGCCTTGTATACCAGGGACTGAGTTACAAAATACACTAGGGCTGTGTTACACAGGCAGACAGTTCTGATTTCTCTTGGTTGAGGTTTAACAGCCGTTGGCATCCAATATATTGCGTTACCACCCCCAACTGAATTATAGATCCATTACACTGCGATACAAAATGGGAACCAAAAACACTGAATATTACCCTATTTTAACCTCATCTG
This Oncorhynchus tshawytscha isolate Ot180627B linkage group LG32, Otsh_v2.0, whole genome shotgun sequence DNA region includes the following protein-coding sequences:
- the LOC121841615 gene encoding inositol 1,4,5-trisphosphate receptor-interacting protein-like, yielding MTNVNQQWPQEVQTGSCNSDQQTSPERQEESQVDQQQSKTDQEAEQEVPPIFSTSSEGNQQEHLTDQPSNTHQEVKVPPSLRKSDDQQHLTEQYNTNQEETQILSEPSKDDQQQEHVTNIIDSESDYTWYLWNTYSLISFVHFSIKFFRRRSQKKPHPGEIIQEDMEDISVVKNLSADVSLPDHDTLNRFYDKCVKVSPNESWRVTEFVEGFANDLLEAMRSMSDVEVGMVIEDFVVESRISSLVCDIIVPIAPLEPYSFQFQLWCNQAIDDMPPEMEGCGRVKMVDGGVNQNGCPCRTAAIGDDDMLCLLCCDNEKVKVVKVTDVLDNALCSKHTPYLAKTQVTKWFQTTIRKAWGQISHKYEFELTFRNMDDPGALMVRFRSGKVIAFDMAPVVKLKDTEAYFTISPSTPPRTNSLDTYWSLSLTTYEDHFLKYLTNHLPENSCHIHCLGIVAFLHKKQTGLTGRSILTDHHFKTVLIHLLLSKEPSDWYPEHLGSRLRDALSFLENSLQGRKLLHSCIGKPLVPSEIGLPAVFSDAEPVNLFRPLGVQNGSYTMTVNHLQEMLRNSSMLIQEYLPKPKECNGLDKTSTGIE